In one Nicotiana sylvestris chromosome 8, ASM39365v2, whole genome shotgun sequence genomic region, the following are encoded:
- the LOC138876310 gene encoding uncharacterized protein, translating to MGSTDDNGSLFWDKLWGLEKKYYFSLSARNKIAFVDGSIPKPPDNSIESNQWDRCNNMVISWLTSSLSPNIADNVQYSETAKEIWRQLNKRYGTVSGTKTFEIKKELASTCQGSLNIASYFNKLKKLWDELRVVRKNHGNHCTCGAKEGILKEEEENRLHQFLMGLNEVYVGVRSNLLMMQPPPILDNGYNILLQDERQRQINSNSQFGPDSAAFTAKINLNNHSRPNTNYKSPGSNTQRQYVQRVNFDQSKGNLFCKYCKKSGHLIDKCIKLHGFPPDFKFTKGKKITANAAELSSDSSSPSVARTTNNDT from the exons ATGGGATCTACTGATGATAATGG TTCCCTTTTTTGGGACAAACTTTGGGGGTTGGAAAAGAAGTATTATTTTTCCCTGTCTGCTAGGAACAAAATTGCGTTTGTCGACGGTAGTATACCTAAACCTCCAGATAATTCAATAGAGTCTAATCAATGGGATAGGTGTAATAACATGGTGATTTCATGGTTAACAAGTTCTTTATCCCCTAACATTGCGGATAATGTCCAGTACTCTGAAACAGCTAAAGAAATATGGAGACAGTTAAATAAAAGATATGGAACAGTAAGTGGAACTAAAACCTTTGAAATTAAGAAAGAACTTGCCTCTACCTGTCAAGGCTCCCTAAATATTGCATCATATTTTAACAAGTTAAAGAAATTGTGGGATGAATTGAGGGTTGTTCGTAAAAACCATGGAAATCACTGCACTTGTGGTGCAAAAGAAGGTATTCTCAAAGAGGAGGAAGAGAATAGACTTCATCAGTTTCTCATGGGACTTAATGAAGTCTATGTTGGTGTCAGGAGCAACTTGCTCATGATGCAACCACCTCCAATACTAGACAATGGATATAATATTCTTCTTCAAGATGAAAGGCAAAGGCAGATCAACTCTAATTCTCAGTTTGGTCCTGATTCAGCTGCCTTCACTGCCAAAATCAACCTTAATAATCATTCTCGTCCCAACACAAATTATAAGTCTCCTGGTTCCAATACTCAGAGACAATATGTTCAAAGAGTAAATTTTGATCAATCCAAAGGGAATCTATTCTGTAAATATTGTAAGAAGAGTGGACACTTAATCGATAAGTGCATCAAGCTTCATGGTTTTCCTCCTGATTTCAAATTCACCAAAGGAAAGAAAATTACAGCAAATGCAGCAGAGCTTTCTTCTGACTCTTCTTCTCCTTCTGTTGCTAGGACTACTAACAATGATACATAA